The following DNA comes from Spartinivicinus poritis.
ATGATGGGCCATGGAGGGCCCTTCATGAGTGGCGAAATAATATCCTATTACTCCATATACTCAAAAAACTTTCCTTAACCTTTTTAAGCGGTAATTAACGTTCAAAGTAGGTATAGCCCTGTAGGCTCTCCCGAAAAGCTTTTAAAATCTGTTGACGCATGGTCACCGTAATCTTGCCTTCACGTACCGCTGCTTCTGCATTTCGCCGCAGTTGCTCTTGCATGCTTTTAGGATCGTATTCCACATAGCTAAGCACATCAGCAATGCTGTCGCCGTGAAACTCACGAACAAAACTATAACTGCCATCTAGGTTAACCCGGACACTCACCACATTCGTATCGCCAAATAAATTATGTAAATCGCCCAGGGTTTCCTGGTAAGCACCCACTAAAAACACCCCTAAATAATATTCTTCATTCGCTCGTAAGGGATGTAATGGCAGTGTTGAGCGAACCCCATCAGGTGTCGTGAATTGATCTATTTTACCATCACAATCACAAGTTATATCCGCTAAGATCGCTTCACGAGTAGGCTCTTCATCAAGGCGATGGATTGGCATAATCGGAAATGTCTGGTCAATGGCCCAAATATCCGGTAGCGATTGGAATAAACTAAAGTTGCCATAATAAATATCGGATAATAATGTGGGCAGGTTTTCCAGCTCGGAGGGAAACCTTTCAACCTGTGGTAACAGTAGCGCAATTTCCTCAAAAATAGCTAAGGCGATATTCTCTGCTAAGGCACGCTCACGTAGGTTAATCTGGCCTCGGCGAAATAGCTCTCGTACCTCATCCCGATAATACAAGCAGTCGTTATAACTCTCTTGTAGTTTTTTGACTTGAACGTTGTCTTTTACATACCAAAGATTTTGTAATTGCTCATGGCTGTTTTCGGGCAGTGACTCAGGCAAATTGGTTGGCTTATGGTCCCGTACATCCAGGATGTTAAATAACAGCATCGACGAGTAAGCGACAGTGGCACGACCAGACTCAGTAATAATGACAGGGTGTTCAATATTTAAGGGGTCTAGATTTTCCCGAATGGTTTCTACAATATCTACACAATATTCATCCAGTTGATAGTTCATACTGTGGGTACTGTTAGAACAGGAGCCTTCATAGTCAACCGCTAAACCTCCACCCATATCCAAAAAGCCCATCGGCGCACCTTCTGCAACCAAGCCACTGTAGTAACGGCAGGCTTCCAGCACTCCACTCCGGATGTTACGAATATTAGGGATTTGCGAGCCTATATGGCAATGGAGTAATTGAAGACAATGCAGCATGTTGGCGGCTTTTAGCTGCTCAACGATATCTAGCAGCGCTGCAGTAGATAAGCCAAAAATAGAACGATCGCCACTGTCTTGCTCCCAATGTCCCTCAACTGCCACTGACAGCCTGATTCGCACCCCAATTAAGGGCTCAATGCCCAGTGCTTGGCTCTGTTTAATAATGATCGGCAGCTCTGCCGGGGTTTCTACTACAAAAAACGTACGAATACCCATTTGCTTGGCATAAAGGCCCAGCTCGATGAACTCCGCATCTTTATAGCCATTACACACAATAAAACTGTCGTGATCTTTTAGTTGGGAGAGGGCAATAATTAATTCCGCTTTACTACCTGCCTCAAGGCCATGGTGAAAACTACCGCCAAAGGTAGCAATTTCTTCAATAACGTGGCACTGCTGATTAACTTTAATTGGAAAGACACCACGATAATGGTTACGGTATCCACACTCTTTAATGGCGCGGGCAAAAGCTTCATTTAGCTGTTTAATTCGATGATCCAACAGGTTCTCAATACGCAGCACTGCGGGCATTTCCAGCCCTCGCTCTTGCATACCCTTAACAATATCGATAATGGGGACAGATACCTGCTTGCCACTGCCATTGAAGTCGACAGTGACTACCGCATCACCGTTATCAGATACATCAAAATAGCCAGCCCCCCAGTGGCTGGTACCGTACAACTGGGCGCTGTCTTGAACAGTCCACTCCGATGTATTGCGGGTTGGCTCGTTGGTGTTGGCTTTCCCAGTTGAGTCGTTAATATACGGCATCATTAATCGAACCCCAGGAGCTGTTGATATTTTCAGCAGAGGTGTTGTTGCGTTTGAAACAATATCGTTCAGGAAGCATCAACAGCCTCAAATCTGATGGCGAAATAAATTGCGCATTTTCTACATCTTACCCCCTTAGGGGAAGTATTATTTTTATTTTTTGTCATTGAAGAATAGTTGAATACTCATATTGTTTGATTAAGGAGCAGGAGAGTTAAATAAATAACGCTGATAGATTGATTGGCTGCAGCGTTTAAGCCAAAAAGTAATCAGCACGGTTACGATGAGTGCAAAGGCCAGTCGTAACCAAAGTACACCTGAAATATGCGCACCCAACAGCATGATTAACAAAGTGTCTTCTATTACGCTGTGAAATAGACCAAGAAAGCTCATTGCAGCAAAAATATCCTGTTTAGTTAGCTCACCAGTTTTTGCCTCTTTGATTAATAAACCACCACCATAGCTTAAACCAAGGGTAATCCCCACAATAATAA
Coding sequences within:
- the speA gene encoding biosynthetic arginine decarboxylase, whose protein sequence is MMPYINDSTGKANTNEPTRNTSEWTVQDSAQLYGTSHWGAGYFDVSDNGDAVVTVDFNGSGKQVSVPIIDIVKGMQERGLEMPAVLRIENLLDHRIKQLNEAFARAIKECGYRNHYRGVFPIKVNQQCHVIEEIATFGGSFHHGLEAGSKAELIIALSQLKDHDSFIVCNGYKDAEFIELGLYAKQMGIRTFFVVETPAELPIIIKQSQALGIEPLIGVRIRLSVAVEGHWEQDSGDRSIFGLSTAALLDIVEQLKAANMLHCLQLLHCHIGSQIPNIRNIRSGVLEACRYYSGLVAEGAPMGFLDMGGGLAVDYEGSCSNSTHSMNYQLDEYCVDIVETIRENLDPLNIEHPVIITESGRATVAYSSMLLFNILDVRDHKPTNLPESLPENSHEQLQNLWYVKDNVQVKKLQESYNDCLYYRDEVRELFRRGQINLRERALAENIALAIFEEIALLLPQVERFPSELENLPTLLSDIYYGNFSLFQSLPDIWAIDQTFPIMPIHRLDEEPTREAILADITCDCDGKIDQFTTPDGVRSTLPLHPLRANEEYYLGVFLVGAYQETLGDLHNLFGDTNVVSVRVNLDGSYSFVREFHGDSIADVLSYVEYDPKSMQEQLRRNAEAAVREGKITVTMRQQILKAFRESLQGYTYFER